tcaatatGTGTTAGATGCGTCCATGTTGCTGCGTGTtccagtagttcattccttttgttACTACAAGGTAGTCCACTGCATGAAAATActataatttatccattctcctcttgacaggcattttattatttcttttatatctggTAGCTTTTtagttgtaccattttgtattttttttttagtttttactctGGATGTTACAATATGCatttgtgatattgtgatatatAGTCAGGAATATGTATTTTGGTCTTTGTCCAGGGTTCCTGACACATAGCTCCTAAGACTCTTGTAATATCCTAAGTGATACGCACTGTAGGGACATCTTTTTTTATAGTATTTAGTTTTTGTTCCCAGTTCCTGAAATGATTCCATAGCAATTAAGGTGAAATTGGTGCCTTTTGTTACTCATAACaaacccctttcaaccacacctgagtttatgttaatgaggtgactttggaATGCTCCTAAGGATGAGACACTGGTTGCCAGAATGACCATgggattagagggttggaactttcagtcccacctcccAACCTCTGAGGATGGTAATGGGGTTGGAGGCTGAATTAATCACTAATGGCCAGTAATTTAATCAATCGTGCCATGtaaatgaagcctccataaaaatccctgagCTGTgggattcagagagcttccagggaGGTGCTTGGAGGGTGGTGCACCTTGAGAGGGCATGGAAGTTCTGTTCTCCTTTCCCTGTACACtgccctatgtgtctcttccatctggctgttcctgagttgtatccctTTATAATAAACCGTTAATTTAGTAACTAAATTGTTTTCCTGTGTTCTGTGAGTGAATCTAGCAAATTactgaacccaaggaggaggcTGTGGGAACTCTGACTTATGTACAGTTGGTCAGATGCATAGGTGACAATTTGGACTTGcagttggcatctgaagtgggagtagtctcgtgggactgagtccttaatcTGTGGGATCTGCTGctgtagtgtcagaattgagttattgcttggtgtgggaaaaactTCCACACGTTTGGTGACCAGAGTAGCATGTGAGTAGAGTAAAACAGAGGAATTAAGTTTTTCCTCTGCCGtattctgaatttgtttttgtCTACCTTAAATTAGTGCTTTACTGCTTCATAGACAATGCaagaattttaaaactgtttaacTTCATTTATCTTGTTGCTGGAGTTGTGATATATTTTACTTCTGTGCGTGTCATAGATTCCAAGACATTACTTGTTGCTCTAAAttccattttcagttttcttcattccttcttgcaGTTTTGTGCTTATATGAGGTATTATTTTCCATAACTATAGTATTTCTTGTTGTGTATGTGTCCTGTTGACAATTTTTTGACCTCtatgtgaaaaatatattcattttataaatatttttgctagGTTTAGAATTTCCTAGTGGTGGTTTTCTTAGCTCTTTAAAATGTCCTTCTATTttgattttctcatttgcaaattgCCTATTCAAATCTTTGCCCAGTGTCTTCTGACTTCCATagtttttatgaaaatagttGCTGTCAGTTTTGTTCTTGAGATGgcctctcttttttctcattaatttataaaatttctttctatATTAGAAATAGGATTTCTTTGTTAGATCTGTGTATTCTGAATGTCTTTTCCCATTCTgtatattccatttttattctcttttgatAAGGTTAGATTCTTAATATAGTATGATTAATATAATTTGTGTTGTGTTGAAATCTTCACCTATCCCTAGGTCATGAAAGTATTTCATggtattttctaaactttttacTGGTTTACTTTTCAAATTTAGATCTATGAACTGTCTAAAATGGATTTCTGCTTACACTTCAGATCACAGTAAATACTCATTATAATTaaactatttattgaaataattgtcCTTATGTTACCCTAGTCATAAGTCAAGAgaccatatatatgtgggtcAATTTTTGGGCTCTCTTCCATTTTGTtgatacatttaaaaatcctTATGCCTGTGTCACAGTGTTTTAATTATGGCACATGGATAATTATACTTGATATATAGTATTTCTTctggctttattttccttcaagatTGTCTTATCTATTCTTAGCCCTTTgcatttttgcatattttggaaTTAGCTTATCTAATATACAAGGAAGTATATGCTGGGATTTTGTTTGAGATTGCTGTGAATTTGTACATCAGCATGGAGAGAAttgatattttcataatattgaGGCTTCCTATCCAGAAATTTATTATATGCCTTCATTTATGtgggtcttttttattttccttcataatattttgtaattttctttgtagaaattttCATATTATTCATGCTATTGTTGATTGTaccttaaaaattttattttctgaaatttgttAAATTGAACTTGTATCCAATTTCTAAGACTTTAATTTTGgatacttttatttgtttttttctgtgtataGGATTGTTTTGCCATGTTACCCTTAAGAACTTTCAAAAAATGTTGACTAAAATTGGAGCTAGCAGGGTCCTTATTTTGGTCCTAGTTTTAAGTGGAACACTTTccatatttcaccattaagtgtgatatTTGCTGTGGATTTTATAAAAATCCTTTATCACACTGAGgaaattcctttctatttctagtttgccaagaagtttttttttaaatcatgctttTTTGTATCTACTGGGATGATCATATCATTGTCTTTAAAactgtttgttcttatttttatttccacctTTCAGAAAATTCCTGCATGGTCTTCATGGCCTGTTCTTTCTCTGTAAGCCAGTTAAAAAGTGATTTTCCCTCAACTTCCATTCTTGGTTATTTTTAGTCTCTTAGTTCTCTCAGAGTTTTCTTATTCATTCTTGATGACTTCAAACACCACCAAATTATTAATGTCtacaaaattcttattttcattctagacttccagtattatgctttacttttattatatattaaccATATCTTTCTGAAATAGAGTGCccaatctattttctcttttctggctAATTTTGTGACACTGTTATCTGTTCAGCTGTTCATGCATATACCCTGAGGGAACATTTCCTTTCTGCCAATGAATTGGTGACTACATACTGTTGCTGTCTGTCTCCTTTATCAGTGCTCTATTTGCATCCCAGTTTCTATTATAACAGTTTATGTAAGTCGTGTTGTTTTGTCTTTTGGCTTCCCCTCCCATTTTTAAGAGAAttggttttataaataaaaacttagTCACATAACTTTAATATATGCTCAAGTCACTTGTTTGGCTCCCCTTTCTCCAGAACCGTGATCCCTAAAGTAGAGGCATGCGTTCTAGATGATATCGAAGAGAATCCAGTTGGATATCTTCTTGTAAAAATGTTCTACAGACATTTTGAGTACAACAGTTCCAAAATTGTTCCCTTTTCATTTGCTACACAACCTAATTATCTCTGAATTGAAAAGTTGGAACCTAGAATGTGTATTgtagtgaaataaaatattaggctgtctttctgtatttttaagtctaaataagaatgaaattaaaattgtaatatatctatttctataatttataaataaaaacttctgtagtgctaaaaaatattctttaaagtgGAAAGTGATCACATACTATGGAGAGTATTGGTCTAAAATTGCTCTGTAATCCATTCCCTGAATACCTCCATGGCCGTTTGTCTTATCACAGCTGCAGGCTGTATTCTCAGCTCCTATGCTGGGTGCCCTTTTGCTCATTTCCTGAATGTGTTAGAGGCTGCCTGCGTTTGCATGTGCCATGGCTGTGTATTCATGAAGAACACAGTATTACTCTTCATCTAGCAGCTGTTCTTCCTCATTGAAGCTCAAAATAGAGCTAATTTTGCTCCTCAGTTACGTTAGTCTCTCTTCTGTGTACTTTGACCATAGCGTTTGTGGCATATTACTGCATATGTTTTCTTACCAGATGAAAAGCTCCTTGAATGCAAGAAGATTTTTATTAATCGTAGTATTTCCGAGAACTAGAATAGTTCCAGATACATTGCGAGGACTTGATAATTTTTTTACATGAATAATACCTTAATGCAATGGCAGAATATTTCTATTATGATTTCTCTTCTTCCCCCAAAGTATAAAGCAAAACAGACATTCTGCAAACCATTTTGGTAATCTGTAAACAGTAACCATGGTAAGGATTAGTTCTCATACAACTTTTTCCATGTCACCTAATTCTGAACATTTCAGATTGAACAGAAATTCCAGGGATCAGTGTCATTTAAGGATGTGACTGTGGGCTTCACCCAGGAAGAGTGGCAGCACCTGGACTCAACTCAGAGGTCCCTGTATagagatgtgatgctggagaactacaGCAACCTTGTCTCAGTGGGTAAGATTTGTTATGTAATTCTAAATAGcatcttaaaattcttttaattatgAAGCAGATGGACACTCTCTAAGAGTTTAGACATGTTTAAGGTTGGAATTCAGGAATCAGTGTTGATTGATCATTTTTGGGCTCTGTGAAGATATTTGTTTACCTCTCCAGTGAAATGTTCAATGATACCTTCACTGAGCAGCTCCAGAAGCTTCTTCCTCTTTCAGAGGCCCTCAAGTCTAGGCCACTTGGTCCAAGTCCTAAATTATTTCACTTTGACAGGGTATTGTGTTACCAAACCAGAAGTGATCTTCAGGCTCGAGCAAGGGGAGGAGCCATGGATATCGGAGGAAGAATTCCCAAGCCAGGTATTCCCAGGTGAGTTAATGTGTACTGCACAGATGAACTTCAGAGGATTTATTGTTTCCCTGTGGTTAATCTAGAGGTTGACAACTTTGAAATGTGTTTTTCAGGAATATCTCTTTAGAAGTCCTGATCCTTGGAACTGACTAAGAATACTCATTTTTGAGCCCAACCTCCAGATGCCACTCTcataaaaaatgttctttttcattcgtttttgaaaatttaccatttttacaTATATCAACAGTCTAGTCTTTAGCAACCTcgttttactattttctttcttggttacTCTATGTTTCTCAAAGCAATTTCACTTGCCCACCTTAACTCCATTGCACTGCGTTTTTGCTGTGAGGCATTCTTTCATATATTCACTTTCTGATTCACATAATTTTTTAGTACCTGTATAATCTAAAAGTTGAGAATATAgtagtgaaaaaaatatatgtcttaATGAGTTTATATAAGTAGTGctaatggccaacaggtacatgaaaagatactcagcatcactaatcaccagggaaatgcaaatcaaaaccataatgagatatcatgtCACACCATTTACAACAGCTAGCATCAAGAAGATCAGAGATCAGGTattggtgaggatggggagaaaagggaacacttgtgcactgttggtggtgATGTAAATTGTttcagctactatggaaaacaatctggaggtccctcaaaaatttaaaaatagaagcacCATATGATCTGTCAATTCCACTtgtgggtatatacccaaaatgaaaacaggatattgaagagatagATGCACTCCCATGtatatcacagcattattcacactagccaaatatggaaacagcctaagaGCCCATCAttggatgactggataaagaagatgtggtgtgtatatattgatatatatgagtatgtatacacagacacacatacacacacacaaggagtattatttagccatgagaatGGAGGACACCCTGCCATTtttgcaacaacagggatggaccttaaGCACATGTGGAATGCTAAGTGAGATAGGtcaaagacaagtactgtatagtatcacatatatgtgaatctaaaaaaaagccaaactcagaaCCAGAGAGTAACATGATaggtaccaggggctggggggtgggggaatagGACAGGTATTGTCTAAGGGTATAAACTTGTAACAAGTAGTAAATAtgtcctagagatctaatgcacagtatagtgaatatagacaacgatattgtattataattatcaaACTTActaagagactagaacttaattatTCCCATAGGAAATGATAATAAGTAACATGAAAGAGGTGTTAATTACCGCTGTAGCGATGGGAATCTTAGTACAGTATGTAAATACATCAAATTAACATGTCATACCCCTTAAATTTgagttatatgtcaaatatattttaattttaaaaagtagctaaacacataaacacatacatatgtgtattaaATGCTCTGTGGTGGtaaaaactattaaagaaattagagCAGGGTTAAATTGATTGAGTGTGCTGTTACCATTAGAGCAGAATTTGAATGAAATGATTGTGTGAGCTGTGAGGATTCTGCCTCTTCTCAGCAAGGGTAATAGCAACTGCTAAGCCCATGGGTAGGAATGTGCTTGGCATTTTTGAGAAATAGTGAAAAAAGTCACAGTGGCCATGGGGGAGTGGTTAATGGGAAGAGGGGCAGGAGATGATGTCAGACAGCTGTAGTCCAAAAGATGAGAATATCATGAGTcttattaaagattttaattttattcctaatttaTTAGTATATTTTGGCAAATGAGCAACAAATTAAGTTTGTATAAGATCTTTCTTATCTCTATGGAGAAAGTATTGGGAAGAGCATAAGCACTTAGAGAACTCATTAGGGGACTGTAGTTTTCCTTATGAGTTTCTTTATGAGTTTACGTACTTTTCTTTATGAGTGGTTGCTGTCTTTGTTATGGTCACTTAGACAAAGTTGGAAGGCATGGACGTAATGTGAAGAGGTTGGATTCTCTCTGTATTTGGAAAGTGAGGCAATAGCAAAAGAACTAACATTTCTATCATCAGAGTAACAAAAGGAGAGGTGAGTGGTACTTCaagtatttcaagaaataatggttgaaaacttctCCAATTTGGCAAAAGACCTGCTGTTTCTCCCGTATATCTGaacttttcctgtttcttttatatgtcttgtaattttcttgaaaaatggatattttagataatattttgtACGTACTCTGATAActgattccttttctctctccagggCTGCTTGTTATTTTGCTTgctaatttatttgtttagtgacttggcTGGACTATTTGAGTGAAGTGTTTTCCTCCCAAGTATTCTGTCTCTGATCTTGCTTGTCAGGGAGCTCTGCCTTGGGCATGCACACTCTCCTTAGAATGACAATGGTGTTAACAGAGTGCTCTTTGAGTgtctctgtgatggttaattttgtctGTCAGTTAACTGGCAGAAGGGATGGCCAGATAACTggtaaaactttatttctgggtGTCTCTGGGGGGTGTTTGGAAGTgattagcatttgattcagtAGAATGAGTAAAGAGATCCACCCTCACCTAtatgggtgggcatcatccaattcCTTGGGAGCCCAGATGGAACAGAAAAGTGAAGGAAGAGCAAATTCTCTCTCTATTCTTGAGCTGGgaccttctcctgccctcagacatcaaAGCTCCTGATTCTTGGGCCTTCAGACTTCAAGACTTACACTAGCAGCCCCCTAGTTTTCAGGCCTTTGACCTTGACTGGGAGTTATATCATTGGCTcctagttctcaggcctttggagtTGGACTGAATTATACTACttgctttcctggttctccagcttacagatggcagattgtgggacttcttggcctccgTAACTACATCAGCCAGTTTCCTTAatcaatctctgtctctctctctgtctctttcttggaTATATATGTTTAtcatatatatcctattggttctgtttctctggagtaCCTTGATTAATAGTCTGTTTCTCTGATCTGTATGTTAACTTGTCTGCTCTCTGTGGGTGTCTTACCCTGCTTTTTGTCTCTACTAATTGATTGTTTGTTGTTTCCAACAATGTCCTGGTCATATATTGCTCTACAGATTGGTCCAATatttttttgcagagaaagattgccctgagctaacatctgttgccaatcttcctctttttttttcttctccctaaaaccCCAGTGTGTAgatataagtccttctagttcatTTATATGAGCTGCCACTaaagcatgacaactgacagacaggtggtgtggttccatgaccaggaaatgaactctggctgccaaggtggagagtgcagaactttaaccactagaccatcagggctggcccttagAAGGGACATTTCTTAACCTGAAAAAGGGCATCTGTAGGAAACCTCCAACTAGTATTGTGcttaatgataaaaaaaaaacccaaagatgaATAGTTTCTTTCcaatatcaggaacaagacaaggatatccacTTGTACTCAGTAATGTAATGTAATCTATCTAGTGTAATCACGGAAGAAGAAGAAACGGAGATCagagtggaaaagaagaagtagaaCTGTCTTTAGtcataaaaaaatatgtttatgtacAAAATTCAATGGAATCTACAGATAAATGACTAGAACTATTAAGTAAATATAGTTTGGAGGATACAAGtcgatatacaaaaatcaattttatttccatatgCTTCCAATGAtaaattggaaattgaaattttaaaaagcagtgttTGCGGGGGCtctcctggtggcatagtggttaagttcgcacactcagcTTTGGCCACCCGGGGTTcttaggtttggatcccaggcgcgcaCCTAGCacaacttgtcaagccacgctgtggcagtgtcccacatagaaaatggaggaagattggcacagatgttaacttcATGACAATcattctcaagcaaaaagaggaggattgggaactgatgttagctcagggcccgtcctcctcacaaaaaataaataaaaagcagtatTTGCAATAGTgtgaaaaatatcttttgtaGGTATGTCtggcaaaagatgtgaaagacctcagtgaaaactataaaccattgcagagagaaactgaagacctaaataaatggagagagagaactgTGTTTATGTATCAGAATGCTCAATATTGTTAATATGTTTTTCCCCTTAAAAGTCTTTTCTCTACATTCAGAATAATCCTAATCTAATTCCCAGCAGCCTTTCTTATAGCAATTAACTAGATCATTGTAAGTTTTATATAGAAGTGCAAAAGGGCTAGAGTAATTACAACAACTTTGAAAACTGAAAGGTAAGTTGTAGGGCTAATGCtgtctgatttcaagacttattatcaAGTTACTATAAATAAGACAGTGCAGTGTTGACATCAAGACAGACCTCATAGATGAAGTGGAtcagaatacagagcccagaagtaaatccATTCATATATATCAtaatgtcaaaatttatcaaattatatGGTTTAAACATATTCAGTTGATTCATCAACAGCACCTCACTGAAGCTAGTTTGAAATTGCCAAGGAAGTTTCTAAATGGCTGCTCTCAATTTCTGTATTTATCTCATCACATTGTACTTGTTACATACATTATATTGACTTGCAGTGATACACAAACCCCACTTTTGAGTACCACTGCTTTAGGGACACTTTTCCAAATATTCACCAGGGATATATAGAGTTCACCTGTCTGTATTGTTCATaatgacagaaaaacaaaatcaaccaGACTGTCAAATGGAGGAATCAGTATGTACATTACAGTATATTCTCAGTCgtattttatctatatttatgtgcaacaatgtggatgaattttGGAAACTTAGAGTGAGAAAAGCAAGTACAGAAGTATACTTACagtataatatattaataattatagaacatggaaaattttcaaagaaataaattttgattaaatCCAGTTTCATGATTTTGGAAGATTTTTCAGTGAAGGGAAAGGATTTGTATGGCTAAAAGGCACGTAGATATTTTCAAAGATACTGCTTTTCTTGAATGGACTGTATGGTGGATGATATAGTATCAGTGTACAGTTTTGAGTGAGATCCTGCCTTTATTCTtaggtttctggtgagacctctctcctcagcttgcagaCACCACctgcttgctgtgtcctcacatggccttttctctgcccacaaggaaagcaagaaagctctggtgtctcttcctcttctaataatGATACGATTCCTATCAGATTAGCCCTctatccttatgacctcatttaaacttaattacctccttaaaggccctgtctctaAATATGgtcacactggggattagagcttcaacatatgaatttgagagggggacacaattcacaATTCTGTCCATAACAGGCTGTTTGTAATTTAAGTCCTTTTCTAAGATCACTTTGttgtttttacaattttattcttcactttgttcAGCTCTTGCTTTGTTATTTCCTGTATGCTTCACAAATCCCTTCTTTTGGATTTCCCAGTAGTTTGAGCTCTCATCTATCAGAACTGAGGCATCATCTCAGTATTTTCCCACTCAGAGTGGGACTTCTCCTTTCTGGGAGTAATTTTATTCGTGTTTAATTATCTCTAAGTTCTTTGCCTCTTCTTTTACATGAGTTTGCCGCAGTCTCCAGCTCACTCTTTCCATAGATGTGGGTTCTATATCACTTTCttctatatttgaatatttatttccttacttaGTGGTGATTTGAAGTTAGTAGTATTCTGTGTTTCCTAATTATGCTGAAGTCATGAGTTGTTGTAGctaattttatttgctttccttATATTAATCCTTATAGTTTTTTGGAGGATGGATACATGGAGAGATTCAGATTTAAACAGTTGCTATGATTCTTCAGACATTGGAAACCAAATGTACGTGTCCTAATAGCCAGTTTCCTCTCCCTTTTCCACTGTGCCagggtttttgtttcttgtttttgttttttcacttcaaacccaagaaatagaaaaaagacatttgCAGTTATTTTCATCCATGGAGACCAGACAAGAAATCAAAGTCAGCTACAACAAAGGACATTTGTGTATAGGTCACATTCCATAAGAAATGTGTTTCTTTATATGATaagattaatttttcttatttctagaagTCTGGAAATCTGATCAACTGaaagaaaggagccaagaaaacCAGTCTAAACGTGTGTGGGAAGTTGTATTCATCAATAACAAAAAGCTGACTAAAGAACAAGGTAATGTGATAGGAAAACCATTTAAGTTGGACACAaattcttttccttccagaaaaatACTCTGTCAGTGTGACTCATGTGGAGTGAGTTTCAACTGTATTTCAGAATTGGTTATCAATAAGAAAAACTGTTTAGGAAAAAAGACTGATGAATTTACTGCCTGTGGAAAATTGCTACTCAATATTAAACATGAGAAAACTCATCCTAGAGagaaaagtgaattttttaaaaatggaaagacttTCAGTCACAATGAGGACCCTGTTCAGCATGAGAAGATACAAACTTTAGAGCAAAATTTTGAATATAACATATATCGAGAAACCTTCCTTGGAAAGGCAGTATACAATACACAGAAGAGGGAGATCACAGAAGGGAATGACTGTGAATATAATGAATACAAGCAAATTTTCTGTGATAACTCATCCTTCTTCTTACATCAGATAACCCCCTCAAAGGAGAATCACTATAGATTTAGTGATTGTGGGAAATCCTTGTGTGTGAAGTCTACCCTTTTGAAACATCATGGGGCCCATATAAAATACTATGAATGTAATGAAAGTGGGAATAATTTCAAGGGGAAGTTATACCTCTCACAACTTCAGAAAACTCATAAAGGAGAGAAACACtttgaatgtaatgaatgtgggaaagctttttgGGAAAAGTCCCACCTCACTCGACATCGGAGGATACACACAGGAGAGAAGCGCTTTcaatgtaatgaatgtggaaaaACTTTCTGGGAGAAGTCAAACCTCACTAAACATCAGAGATcacacacaggggagaaaccatttgaatgcaatgaatgtgggaaagccttcagccaCAAGTCAGCCCTCACATTACACCAGAGAACACATACAGGGGAGAAACCCTACCAATGTAATGCATGTGGGAAAACTTTTTACCAGAAGTCAGACCTCACTAAACATCAGAGAACACACACAGGGCTGAAACCCTATGAATGTTATGAATGTGGAAAATCCTTCTGTATGAATTCACACCTTACAGTACATCAGAGAACTCATACAGGtgagaaaccctttgaatgtcctgaatgtgggaaatctttctGTCAGAAGTCACATCTTACACAACATCAGAGAACTCATGTAGGGGataaaccctatgaatgtaatgcATGTGGGAAAACTTTCTACCATAAGTCAGTACTCACCAGGCATCAAATAATCCATACAGGGTTAAAACCTTATGAGTGTTATGAATGTGGGAAAACTTTCTGCTTGAAGTCTGATCTCACAGtacatcagagaactcacacaggggagaaaccctTTGCATGTCCTGAGTGTGGGAAATTCTTCAGCCATAAGTCAACCCTCTCTCAACATTATAGAACACAtacaggggagaaaccctatgaatgtcaTGAATGTGGAAAAATCTTCTATAACAAATCATACCTAACTAAACATAATAGAACACAtacaggggagaaaccctatgaatgcaatgaatgtgggaaaaccttcTGCCAGAAGTCACAGCTCACTCAGCACCAGAGAATTCACATaggggagaaaccctatgaatgtaatgaatgtggaaagGCTTTCTGCCATAAGTCAGCTCTAATTGTACACCAGAGAACTCATACAGAAGAAAAGCCCTATAAATGTAACGAATGTGGAAAATCTTTCTGTGTGAAGTCAGGACTTATTTTACATCAGAGAAAacacacaggggagaagccctatgaatgtaatgaatgtgggaaatccttcaGTCACAAATCATCCCTCACAGTGCATCACAGGGCTCACACAGGAGAGAAGTCTTGtcaatgtaatgaatgtgggaaaatTTTTTACCGTAAATCAGACC
This is a stretch of genomic DNA from Equus caballus isolate H_3958 breed thoroughbred chromosome 1, TB-T2T, whole genome shotgun sequence. It encodes these proteins:
- the LOC100056363 gene encoding LOW QUALITY PROTEIN: zinc finger protein 33B-like (The sequence of the model RefSeq protein was modified relative to this genomic sequence to represent the inferred CDS: deleted 1 base in 1 codon); translated protein: MNKSQGSVSFGDVAVGFSQEEWWHLNPAQRTLYRDVMLENYHNLVSLGCFISKPEVIFKLEQGEEPWVLEEAFLYWNYPAPSELSTFLQEQPKMNKSQIEQKFQGSVSFKDVTVGFTQEEWQHLDSTQRSLYRDVMLENYSNLVSVGYCVTKPEVIFRLEQGEEPWISEEEFPSQVFPEVWKSDQLKERSQENQSKRVWEVVFINNKKLTKEQGNVIGKPFKLDTNSFPSRKILCQCDSCGVSFNCISELVINKKNCLGKKTDEFTACGKLLLNIKHEKTHPREKSEFFKNGKTFSHNEDPVQHEKIQTLEQNFEYNIYRETFLGKAVYNTQKREITEGNDCEYNEYKQIFCDNSSFFLHQITPSKENHYRFSDCGKSLCVKSTLLKHHGAHIKYYECNESGNNFKGKLYLSQLQKTHKGEKHFECNECGKAFWEKSHLTRHRRIHTGEKRFQCNECGKTFWEKSNLTKHQRSHTGEKPFECNECGKAFSHKSALTLHQRTHTGEKPYQCNACGKTFYQKSDLTKHQRTHTGLKPYECYECGKSFCMNSHLTVHQRTHTGEKPFECPECGKSFCQKSHLTQHQRTHVGDKPYECNACGKTFYHKSVLTRHQIIHTGLKPYECYECGKTFCLKSDLTVHQRTHTGEKPFACPECGKFFSHKSTLSQHYRTHTGEKPYECHECGKIFYNKSYLTKHNRTHTGEKPYECNECGKTFCQKSQLTQHQRIHIGEKPYECNECGKAFCHKSALIVHQRTHTEEKPYKCNECGKSFCVKSGLILHQRKHTGEKPYECNECGKSFSHKSSLTVHHRAHTGEKSCQCNECGKIFYRKSDLAKHQRSHTGEKPYECKMCGKTFSQKSNLIVHQRTHTGENLVIEVNVRNVEPQFSIHYTSENSRCGESSVDILNVQ